Proteins encoded by one window of Chryseobacterium aquaeductus:
- a CDS encoding heme-binding domain-containing protein, which translates to MKTFKKIVLWSLVAFAMIQFIPTDKANKPIDKSLNFVEVQKTPAKVVALLKNACYDCHSNETVYPKYAYIAPFSWSVKDHINEGREHLNFSVWKAYNNDLKKNMLEHSVQTLQNKSMPMPAYIIYHEKANLSDAERTVLITYFEELLKSKSY; encoded by the coding sequence ATGAAAACATTTAAAAAAATAGTTCTTTGGAGTTTGGTTGCTTTTGCCATGATTCAGTTTATACCTACCGACAAAGCCAATAAACCGATTGACAAATCTTTAAACTTTGTTGAGGTTCAAAAGACACCTGCAAAAGTAGTTGCCTTGCTGAAAAATGCTTGTTACGACTGTCATTCTAACGAAACTGTCTACCCAAAATATGCTTATATTGCACCATTCTCATGGTCGGTAAAAGATCACATCAATGAAGGGCGAGAACATCTCAATTTTTCTGTTTGGAAGGCATATAACAACGATTTAAAAAAGAATATGCTCGAACATTCTGTGCAGACTCTTCAAAATAAATCGATGCCGATGCCTGCTTACATCATTTATCATGAAAAAGCCAATTTATCTGATGCTGAAAGAACCGTTTTGATCACTTATTTTGAAGAACTTCTGAAATCTAAATCTTACTAG
- a CDS encoding NUDIX hydrolase, translating to MKILKFCPSCGKESLNWDGEKKWNCPNCNFTLYNNVAGAVAVVIRCRDEIYLTKRNQDPKKGKLDLPGGFVDPKESAENTCKRELFEELQLEIDIKNLKYLTSLPNVYQYKEIDYNTIDLFYEYSVSDKFEVNLELTEISETMWIPKLEINLEDIAFDSQKIFFEEYLKTF from the coding sequence ATGAAAATATTAAAGTTTTGCCCTAGTTGTGGCAAAGAATCTTTGAATTGGGACGGCGAAAAAAAATGGAACTGTCCCAATTGCAATTTTACACTCTACAATAACGTCGCTGGTGCAGTTGCCGTGGTCATACGTTGTAGAGATGAAATATATCTCACAAAAAGAAATCAAGATCCCAAAAAAGGAAAACTAGATTTACCGGGAGGTTTTGTAGATCCTAAAGAAAGCGCAGAAAATACTTGTAAAAGAGAGCTTTTCGAAGAACTTCAATTGGAGATAGACATCAAAAACCTAAAGTATCTTACAAGCCTACCAAATGTTTATCAGTACAAAGAAATTGATTACAATACGATCGATTTGTTCTACGAATACAGTGTTTCAGACAAGTTTGAGGTAAATTTAGAACTCACCGAGATTTCAGAAACCATGTGGATTCCAAAATTGGAAATCAATCTTGAAGACATTGCTTTTGATTCGCAGAAGATATTTTTCGAAGAATATTTGAAAACATTTTAA
- the xerD gene encoding site-specific tyrosine recombinase XerD encodes MTWDEKIKDFEIFLRFERNFSENTLDAYVRDIKKLRDYAQDDLGNISPDVISYENLQEYIFTLSKQKFSERSQARWISSIKAFFKFLLEDEIREDNPSALLEGPKLGLYLPDTLSLSDINKIIDAIEVHTDLGKRNHCIIEVLYGCGIRVSELIDVKISNINFKENYIKVIGKGNKTRFVPLANYTADLLLNYIQEVRSKNKVNKKFEDTLFLNSRGTSMSRVIVFIIIKELTDKAGISKKISPHTFRHSFATHLLQNGVDLRYIQEMLGHSSITTTAVYTHLKTEELRDAILNYHPRNKVKITE; translated from the coding sequence ATGACTTGGGATGAAAAAATTAAAGATTTTGAAATTTTTCTTAGATTTGAAAGAAATTTTTCAGAAAATACGCTCGACGCTTACGTTAGAGACATCAAAAAACTAAGAGATTACGCGCAAGATGACCTTGGAAACATAAGTCCTGATGTAATTTCCTACGAAAATCTCCAAGAGTATATTTTTACTCTGTCAAAACAAAAATTCAGCGAAAGATCACAAGCAAGATGGATTTCTTCTATTAAGGCGTTTTTCAAATTTCTTTTGGAAGATGAAATACGTGAAGACAACCCATCAGCCTTGCTTGAAGGTCCAAAATTGGGTTTGTACTTACCTGATACTTTAAGTCTTTCAGACATTAATAAAATTATTGATGCAATAGAAGTGCACACAGATCTTGGAAAAAGAAACCACTGCATTATTGAAGTGCTATACGGATGCGGCATCCGTGTTTCTGAGCTGATTGACGTTAAAATATCTAATATTAATTTTAAAGAAAACTACATCAAAGTAATTGGAAAGGGAAATAAAACTCGTTTTGTACCTTTAGCCAATTACACCGCAGATTTACTTCTAAATTATATTCAGGAAGTTCGTTCTAAAAACAAAGTGAATAAAAAATTTGAGGATACGTTGTTTTTGAATAGCAGAGGAACTTCTATGTCGCGAGTGATTGTGTTTATTATCATTAAAGAACTTACTGATAAAGCCGGAATTAGTAAAAAAATATCGCCACACACTTTCAGACATTCATTTGCAACACATCTTTTGCAAAACGGTGTAGATTTACGATACATACAGGAAATGCTAGGACACTCAAGTATTACCACCACAGCAGTATACACCCATTTGAAAACAGAAGAACTTCGTGATGCTATTCTCAATTATCATCCTCGAAATAAGGTCAAAATTACTGAATGA
- a CDS encoding deoxycytidylate deaminase: MKMYNKFDKAYLKMALEWAKLSYCKRKQVGALVVKDRMIISDGYNGTPSGSENCCEDENGKTHWYVLHAEANAILKLAGSAQSARGATLYLTLSPCKDCSKLILQAGIEKLVYINAYSDDEGILFLKNHGIEIIQVSENELKT, translated from the coding sequence ATGAAGATGTACAATAAGTTTGACAAAGCTTATCTAAAAATGGCTCTCGAATGGGCAAAACTTTCCTACTGCAAAAGAAAACAGGTAGGAGCTCTTGTGGTAAAAGACAGGATGATTATTTCAGATGGCTACAATGGTACTCCTTCTGGATCCGAAAACTGCTGTGAAGACGAAAACGGTAAAACCCACTGGTACGTTCTGCACGCAGAAGCAAATGCGATTTTAAAACTAGCCGGCTCTGCACAATCTGCACGCGGGGCGACTCTATATCTCACGCTCTCTCCCTGTAAGGATTGTAGCAAGCTGATATTACAGGCAGGGATTGAAAAGCTCGTATACATCAATGCTTACTCAGATGATGAAGGAATATTGTTCTTAAAAAACCACGGTATAGAAATAATACAAGTTTCAGAAAATGAATTAAAAACTTAA
- a CDS encoding enoyl-CoA hydratase-related protein encodes MIYENIIITKESKTATITINRPESLNALNAKTIKELSYSLDELASDNEIRVIILTGGGEKSFVAGADIKEFSDFNQEKAEELARNGQNILFNKIENLSKPVIAAVNGFALGGGLELAMSCHIRYASENARLGLPEVTLGLIPGYGGTQRLPKLVGKGIANEMIFSAKMINAQKAKEIGLVNEVYPIADLLTQTKELAATIANNSPMAISKAIHATNLSDSDKGFETEIKYFGELFELDDKKEGVSAFIEKRKPNF; translated from the coding sequence ATGATCTACGAAAATATAATTATCACTAAAGAAAGTAAAACCGCTACCATCACAATCAACAGACCTGAAAGTCTAAATGCTTTGAATGCAAAGACAATAAAGGAACTCAGCTATTCGTTGGATGAATTAGCGTCAGATAATGAAATAAGAGTAATTATATTAACAGGAGGAGGAGAAAAATCATTTGTAGCTGGTGCCGATATTAAAGAATTCAGTGATTTTAATCAAGAAAAAGCTGAAGAACTAGCAAGAAACGGACAGAATATCTTATTTAATAAGATCGAAAATCTATCTAAACCTGTGATTGCGGCTGTAAATGGTTTTGCACTAGGTGGCGGATTAGAACTAGCGATGTCTTGCCATATTAGATATGCATCCGAAAATGCCAGACTTGGTCTTCCGGAAGTAACTTTAGGATTGATTCCAGGCTATGGAGGTACACAAAGACTGCCAAAATTAGTAGGGAAAGGGATCGCCAATGAGATGATTTTCTCGGCGAAGATGATTAACGCACAAAAAGCAAAAGAAATTGGTCTTGTAAATGAGGTATATCCTATCGCAGACCTGCTTACCCAAACAAAAGAATTAGCAGCAACTATTGCAAACAATTCTCCAATGGCAATTTCCAAAGCTATACATGCAACCAATCTGTCTGATAGCGACAAAGGTTTTGAAACTGAAATCAAATATTTCGGGGAGCTTTTTGAACTCGACGACAAAAAAGAAGGAGTTTCTGCTTTTATTGAAAAAAGAAAGCCTAACTTCTAA
- a CDS encoding catalase, with protein MDSKKLTSGSGAPYFEHQDSQTVGARGPVLLQDFILQENLAHFVRERIPERIVHAKGSGAYGKFTVTHDISQYTKAKLFSQIGNSCKMFARFSTVGGEKGSADTARDPRGFALKFYTEDGNWDLVGNNTPVFFIKDAKKFPDFIHTQKRVPKTNLKSATMMWDFWSLNPESLHQVLILMSDRGTPYGFRHMHGFGSHTFSMINENNQRTWVKFHFKTKQGIKNFTSDEATKMAGENPDFAQEDLCNAIDGGDFPKWTMYIQTMTEDQAREFRWNPFDITKVWFQGDFPLIEVGEMELNEIPVNYFAHVEQSIFSPSNLINGISFSPDKMLQGRLFSYPDAHRYRVGVNAHQLEVNKCPFAVNNYQRDGFMADSSEYQDKPNYHPNSFDDIQPDPAYKNFEYELDSTHVANYNRNENDDDYYTQPGLLYTKAMNQEDRDHLVKNIIESMSGIDGSKRDEIINRQLCHFFRANIELGMKVASGLSINIDSNMMNHSK; from the coding sequence ATGGATTCTAAAAAATTAACATCTGGCAGTGGTGCTCCTTATTTCGAGCATCAAGATTCTCAAACGGTTGGCGCACGAGGCCCCGTATTACTTCAGGATTTTATTTTACAAGAAAATCTTGCACACTTTGTGAGAGAAAGAATTCCGGAAAGAATTGTACACGCAAAAGGAAGCGGAGCTTATGGTAAATTCACCGTTACTCACGATATTTCACAATATACCAAAGCTAAGTTGTTTTCTCAGATAGGAAATTCGTGTAAAATGTTTGCCCGCTTCTCCACCGTGGGTGGCGAGAAAGGAAGCGCAGATACAGCTAGAGATCCAAGAGGGTTTGCCTTGAAATTCTACACCGAAGATGGAAATTGGGATTTAGTAGGAAACAACACTCCGGTTTTCTTTATTAAAGACGCTAAGAAATTTCCTGATTTTATTCATACTCAAAAACGAGTTCCGAAAACCAATTTGAAAAGTGCTACAATGATGTGGGACTTCTGGAGCTTAAATCCAGAATCTCTTCATCAGGTATTAATTTTAATGTCTGACAGAGGAACGCCCTACGGCTTCAGACACATGCACGGATTTGGTTCTCACACCTTCTCCATGATTAATGAAAATAACCAGAGAACCTGGGTGAAATTTCATTTTAAAACAAAACAAGGAATCAAAAACTTCACGAGTGATGAAGCGACTAAAATGGCAGGTGAAAATCCGGATTTTGCTCAGGAAGATCTTTGCAACGCAATCGACGGTGGAGATTTTCCTAAATGGACGATGTACATCCAAACGATGACAGAAGATCAGGCAAGAGAATTCAGATGGAATCCTTTTGATATTACCAAAGTCTGGTTTCAGGGAGATTTCCCTTTAATTGAAGTAGGTGAAATGGAGCTCAATGAGATTCCGGTGAATTATTTTGCTCATGTGGAACAATCTATTTTCTCACCAAGTAATCTGATCAACGGAATAAGCTTTTCGCCGGATAAAATGCTTCAAGGCAGATTATTCTCATATCCTGATGCCCACAGATACAGAGTGGGTGTGAATGCGCATCAATTGGAAGTAAACAAATGTCCGTTTGCTGTTAATAATTATCAGAGAGATGGTTTCATGGCAGATTCCAGCGAGTATCAGGATAAGCCCAATTACCACCCAAATAGTTTTGATGATATTCAGCCAGATCCGGCTTATAAAAATTTCGAATATGAATTAGACAGCACACACGTTGCAAACTACAATCGAAATGAGAACGATGACGACTACTACACTCAACCCGGTTTGCTGTATACAAAAGCAATGAATCAGGAAGACAGGGATCATTTGGTTAAAAATATTATTGAAAGCATGAGTGGAATTGATGGATCAAAAAGAGACGAAATCATCAATCGCCAGTTGTGTCATTTTTTCAGAGCAAACATAGAGCTTGGGATGAAAGTAGCTTCCGGATTAAGCATCAATATAGACTCTAATATGATGAATCATTCAAAATAA
- a CDS encoding LysR substrate-binding domain-containing protein, producing the protein MNIQQLEYLIAVDKYKHFGKAAQACFITQPTLSAMIQKFEDELDVKVFDRTTHPIRTTDVGLQIIDQAKVIIEGVNELKNKANLLNNILGGTINLGIIPTVSSFILPTEIFHFLEENPKILMNVKEMTTENIIKALKSGELDAGIISTPYDNANEFYQDFLFNEELMIYSSDTEANKKNSFIVPDELNVEKVWLLEEGNCLRNQFENICHLKENRLKPKNLEFLASNIQTLVHMVDKVGGISILPELALNQLSEEQKSKVFRFKKPFPYREISIIYYKPTFKQKIIDELGAFIKNSLTTKLNFNENSKDFVSIKPQ; encoded by the coding sequence ATGAACATTCAGCAATTGGAATATCTTATCGCCGTAGATAAGTACAAACATTTTGGTAAAGCTGCACAGGCTTGTTTTATAACTCAGCCCACACTAAGTGCCATGATACAGAAGTTTGAAGATGAGCTGGATGTGAAGGTTTTTGATAGAACGACTCATCCAATTCGTACTACTGATGTTGGTTTACAAATCATTGATCAGGCTAAAGTAATCATTGAAGGTGTGAACGAACTTAAAAATAAAGCCAATTTATTAAATAATATTTTAGGAGGTACTATTAATTTAGGTATTATCCCTACCGTTTCATCATTCATTTTGCCAACCGAAATCTTCCATTTTTTAGAAGAAAATCCTAAGATTTTGATGAATGTGAAAGAAATGACCACTGAAAATATTATTAAAGCCCTAAAATCGGGTGAGCTTGATGCCGGGATTATTTCTACTCCTTATGATAATGCCAACGAGTTTTATCAGGATTTCTTGTTTAATGAAGAATTGATGATCTACAGCTCAGATACAGAAGCGAACAAGAAAAACTCTTTCATTGTTCCCGACGAGTTGAATGTGGAAAAAGTATGGCTTCTGGAAGAAGGAAACTGCCTGAGAAACCAGTTTGAGAACATCTGTCACTTAAAAGAAAACAGGTTAAAACCTAAAAATCTAGAATTCTTAGCTTCTAATATTCAGACTTTAGTCCACATGGTTGACAAAGTCGGCGGAATAAGCATTCTGCCGGAACTGGCTTTGAATCAATTGTCTGAAGAACAGAAAAGCAAAGTTTTCAGATTTAAAAAACCTTTCCCTTATAGAGAAATCAGTATTATTTATTATAAGCCTACTTTCAAACAAAAAATCATTGATGAGTTAGGAGCTTTTATTAAAAATTCATTGACTACAAAGTTGAATTTCAATGAAAATTCTAAAGATTTTGTAAGTATCAAGCCACAGTAA
- the metK gene encoding methionine adenosyltransferase, translated as MSYLFTSESVSEGHPDKIADQISDALIDNFLAYDKSSKVACETLVTTGQVVLAGEVKSDAYLDVQTIARDVINGIGYTKGEYMFNGDSCGVISAIHEQSPDINQGVDRVASDESFETKANAQGAGDQGMMFGYATNETANYMPLALDLAHTILKELSAIRRENSEITYLRPDAKSQVTIEYSDDHKPVRIDSIVVSTQHDDFAAEEEMLNKIREDIKNILIPRVKALQTGEIQALFNDQIKYHINPTGKFVIGGPHGDTGLTGRKIIVDTYGGKGAHGGGAFSGKDPSKVDRSAAYATRHIAKNLVAAGIADEVLVQVSYAIGVAEPCGLYINTYGTSKTGLNDGEIAKKVSTIFDLRPYAIEQNLKLRNPIYQETASYGHMGREHFVADKTFNKGHKNELTLTGLEFFTWEKLDKVEEIKSAFGI; from the coding sequence ATGTCTTATTTATTTACATCTGAATCTGTTTCAGAAGGGCACCCAGACAAAATTGCCGATCAAATATCCGATGCATTAATCGATAACTTTTTAGCATACGATAAATCTTCAAAAGTAGCTTGTGAAACTTTAGTTACCACAGGACAAGTTGTTTTGGCAGGTGAGGTAAAGTCTGATGCATACCTTGATGTACAAACTATTGCCAGAGATGTGATCAACGGAATTGGTTACACCAAAGGTGAATATATGTTCAACGGAGATTCTTGTGGTGTTATTTCTGCCATCCACGAGCAGTCGCCGGATATCAATCAAGGTGTAGACAGAGTGGCTTCGGATGAATCTTTCGAGACAAAAGCAAATGCGCAAGGAGCTGGTGATCAAGGGATGATGTTCGGATATGCTACCAACGAAACGGCAAATTATATGCCTTTGGCTTTAGATTTGGCACATACAATTCTTAAAGAACTTTCTGCCATCAGAAGAGAAAATTCCGAAATTACTTACCTTCGTCCGGATGCAAAAAGCCAGGTAACGATTGAATATTCTGACGATCATAAACCGGTAAGGATAGATTCTATCGTGGTTTCTACCCAACATGACGATTTTGCTGCTGAAGAAGAAATGTTGAACAAAATCAGAGAAGACATCAAAAATATTCTGATTCCGAGAGTGAAAGCTTTGCAGACTGGAGAGATCCAGGCATTGTTCAACGATCAGATCAAATATCATATCAACCCAACCGGTAAATTTGTAATCGGTGGTCCTCACGGAGATACAGGTTTGACGGGAAGAAAAATCATCGTAGATACGTACGGTGGAAAAGGTGCTCACGGTGGCGGTGCATTTTCAGGAAAAGATCCTTCAAAAGTTGACAGAAGTGCAGCGTATGCTACAAGACATATTGCTAAAAACTTAGTTGCCGCTGGTATTGCAGATGAAGTTTTGGTACAGGTTTCATACGCAATCGGCGTTGCAGAACCTTGTGGTTTGTACATCAACACTTACGGAACTTCAAAAACTGGTTTGAATGATGGAGAAATCGCTAAAAAAGTTTCTACGATTTTCGATCTTAGACCTTATGCAATCGAGCAGAATCTTAAATTAAGAAATCCTATTTATCAGGAAACAGCTTCTTATGGTCACATGGGAAGAGAGCATTTCGTTGCAGACAAAACTTTTAATAAAGGTCACAAAAACGAGTTGACTCTTACCGGATTAGAATTTTTTACTTGGGAAAAATTAGACAAAGTAGAAGAGATTAAATCTGCTTTTGGAATTTAA
- a CDS encoding RNA polymerase sigma factor, protein MKSTDSLLISLYQKGDEEALSTLIHRHQKDLFSFILYKINDEDLANDVFQDTFIKIIIMLKEGRYNEEGKFILWAKRIAQNLIIDHFRAKSKNIKVSETTFDNDEFSIFDLIREPSENIEDQLITLQIQEDLLKMLQYLPQNQQEVIKLRFFDGLSFKEIADHTDMSINTTLGRVRYALINLRKIMEENNIVLTR, encoded by the coding sequence ATGAAATCAACAGATAGCCTATTAATATCTCTATACCAAAAAGGAGACGAAGAAGCATTATCAACCCTTATACATCGTCATCAGAAAGACCTTTTTTCGTTTATTCTTTATAAAATCAACGATGAAGATCTGGCGAATGATGTTTTTCAGGATACGTTTATTAAAATCATCATTATGTTGAAGGAAGGTCGCTATAATGAGGAAGGTAAATTTATTCTTTGGGCAAAAAGAATTGCGCAGAATTTAATTATTGATCATTTCAGAGCGAAGTCTAAAAATATAAAAGTTTCTGAAACTACATTTGACAACGACGAGTTCTCTATCTTTGATCTGATAAGAGAGCCATCGGAAAACATTGAAGATCAGCTGATAACACTTCAGATTCAGGAAGATTTGCTCAAGATGTTGCAATATCTGCCACAAAATCAGCAGGAGGTGATAAAACTCAGGTTTTTCGACGGATTAAGTTTTAAAGAGATCGCAGATCACACAGATATGAGTATTAATACGACTTTGGGACGTGTGCGATATGCTTTGATCAACCTGAGAAAGATAATGGAAGAAAATAATATTGTCTTAACGAGATAA
- a CDS encoding YjjG family noncanonical pyrimidine nucleotidase, whose amino-acid sequence MKIQHIFFDLDNTLWDHRKNAYLTIKDLFEKEEITLKYDIDFEEFHSVYHDINERLWEQIRDGEIDKEYLRKHRFYDTFKHFRIDDLELSMFFEEHFLDKILNYNHLVESTEYILDYLKSKNYILHIISNGFQEVTERKCILSKIDHYFNTITSADSVGIRKPNPEIFEYSLGLSKAKKEESILIGDDWIADVVGAQNFGIDVIFFDVFNENPKQENLKVIKHLLQIKEYL is encoded by the coding sequence ATGAAAATTCAGCACATTTTTTTTGATCTAGACAATACACTCTGGGATCACCGCAAAAACGCGTATCTCACCATAAAAGATCTTTTCGAGAAAGAAGAAATCACTCTGAAATATGATATCGATTTTGAAGAGTTTCATTCTGTTTACCACGACATCAACGAAAGACTTTGGGAGCAGATCAGAGATGGTGAAATCGATAAAGAATATCTGAGAAAACACCGATTTTACGATACTTTTAAGCATTTTCGAATTGATGATTTGGAACTTTCGATGTTTTTTGAGGAACATTTTTTAGATAAAATTCTCAATTACAATCATTTGGTAGAAAGTACAGAATATATTCTGGATTATTTAAAATCTAAGAACTACATCTTGCATATTATTTCAAATGGTTTTCAAGAAGTGACGGAGAGGAAATGTATACTTTCGAAAATAGATCACTATTTCAACACAATAACAAGTGCAGATTCTGTTGGTATTAGAAAACCGAATCCTGAAATTTTTGAATATTCTTTAGGTCTTTCAAAAGCTAAAAAAGAGGAAAGTATTTTGATAGGTGATGATTGGATCGCTGATGTAGTAGGTGCACAAAATTTCGGAATTGATGTCATTTTCTTTGATGTTTTTAATGAAAATCCTAAACAAGAAAATTTAAAGGTGATTAAACATCTTTTGCAGATTAAAGAATATTTGTAA